A region from the Ursus arctos isolate Adak ecotype North America unplaced genomic scaffold, UrsArc2.0 scaffold_6, whole genome shotgun sequence genome encodes:
- the PSKH2 gene encoding serine/threonine-protein kinase H2, which translates to MGCGASTKVVPEPLVLAPVKQEGQAQGSSRGIGPGPEEVAEAARRMQVARFRARFDARVLARYDIKALIGTGSFSKVVRVEQKTTKKPFAMKVMETRVREGREACESELTILRRVSHRYIVQLVEIFEAQDRVYMVMELATGGELFDRLMTQGSFTEQDAVRILQMVADGIRYLHALRITHRDLKPENLLYYHPGAESKILITDFGLAHSGNKRGDWTMRTLCGTPEYIAPEILLRKPYTSAVDMWALGVITYVLLSGVLPFDDESHTRLYRKILKGRYNYTGEPWPNISHLAKDFIDKLLMLEASHRMSAGQALDHPWVITRAAGSSLKNLQRVISRNLRRKASPHSQSPESAPSSRSRSYHKSKHMWSMRNLRVEESPLSALL; encoded by the exons ATGGGTTGCGGCGCGAGCACCAAGGTGGTCCCAGAGCCACTTGTGCTGGCCCCGGTCAAGCAGGAGGGTCAAGCCCAGGGCAGCTCCAGAGGCATAGGTCCCGGGCCCGAGGAGGTGGCCGAGGCGGCTCGGAGGATGCAGGTGGCCCGCTTCCGCGCCAGGTTCGACGCCCGGGTCCTTGCCAG ATACGACATCAAGGCTCTTATTGGGACAGGAAGTTTCAGCAAGGTTGTCAGGGTGGAGCAGAAGACCACCAAGAAACCTTTTGCAATGAAAGTGATGGAAACCAGAGTGAGGGAAGGCCGGGAAGCGTGTGAATCCGAGCTCACCATCCTGAGGCGGGTTAGCCACCGCTACATTGTTCAGCTCGTGGAGATCTTTGAGGCCCAGGATCGAGTTTACATGGTGATGGAGTTGGCTACAGGAGGAGAGCTCTTTGACCGACTCATGACTCAGGGATCCTTTACAGAGCAGGACGCTGTCAGAATTCTGCAGATGGTTGCTGATGGCATCAGGTATCTGCATGCATTGCGAATAACCCACAGGGACCTAAAGCCTGAAAATCTCTTGTATTATCATCCAGGTGCTGAGTCGAAAATTTTAATCACAGATTTTGGTTTGGCACACTCTGGGAACAAACGTGGAGACTGGACAATGAGGACACTTTGTGGGACCCCAGAGTACATAGCCCCTGAGATCTTGCTAAGGAAACCTTATACCAGTGCAGTGGACATGTGGGCTCTTGGCGTAATCACATATGTTTTACTTAGCGGAGTCCTGCCTTTTGATGATGAAAGCCATACAAGACTTTACAGGAAGATTCTGAAGGGCAGATATAATTATACAGGAGAg ccTTGGCCAAATATTTCCCACTTGGCAAAGGACTTTATAGACAAACTACTTATGTTGGAGGCTAGTCATCGCATGTCAGCTGGGCAGGCCCTGGATCATCCCTGGGTCATCACCAGGGCTGCCGGGTCTTCCCTGAAGAATCTTCAGAGGGTCATATCCAGGAACCTCAGGCGGAAGGCGTCTCCCCACTCTCAGAGTCCTGAATCTGCGCCGTCTTCTAGGTCACGTTCTTATCACAAATCAAAGCATATGTGGAGCATGAGAAACTTAAGGGTCGAAGAATCCCCGCTGTCTGCACTTTTGTGA